Proteins encoded together in one Lathyrus oleraceus cultivar Zhongwan6 chromosome 5, CAAS_Psat_ZW6_1.0, whole genome shotgun sequence window:
- the LOC127084836 gene encoding probable long-chain-alcohol O-fatty-acyltransferase 5 translates to MEGEIETFVKVWLTSTICLCYCYYISSKIPKGFLRFISISPILYLFITLPLNLSSIHLAGPTIFFLVWLSSFKLILFSFNQPPLFPLPNTVFHFISIASLPINPQQNPTTTLPSKKPNPPLVFLKVVTLVAIICCYQYREHMHPHLILVLYCCHMYLGIELVLALTAAPVRTVFGFEIEPQFNEPYLSTSLQDFWGRRWNLTVTRTLRPTVYNPVRHVVSSYVGTTYATSIATLATFGVSGLMHEVIYYYLARAYPTWEVTWFFVLHGVCTSVEVAVKKIVLRRGWRLHRAVSGLITVAFLAVTGNWLFFPQLIRNGVDRKAIGEYEVIMDFVKDKLRAITFVFNL, encoded by the coding sequence ATGGAAGGTGAAATTGAGACATTCGTTAAGGTATGGCTTACATCCACAATATGTCTATGTTATTGTTATTACATATCTTCCAAAATCCCAAAAGGCTTTTTAAGGTTTATCTCTATCTCCCCAATTCTCTACCTCTTCATTACCCTTCCTTTAAATCTCTCTTCTATCCACCTTGCTGGCCCCACAATCTTCTTCCTTGTTTGGCTTTCATCTTTCAAACTCATTCTTTTCTCCTTCAATCAACCTCCTCTTTTCCCTCTCCCAAACACAGTCTTCCATTTCATTTCCATTGCATCACTCCCCATTAACCcacaacaaaacccaacaacaACTTTGCCATCTAAAAAACCGAATCCGCCCCTTGTTTTTCTCAAAGTAGTTACATTGGTAGCAATCATATGTTGCTATCAATATAGAGAACACATGCACCCTCATTTGATTTTGGTTCTCTATTGCTGCCACATGTACCTCGGCATAGAGCTGGTCCTAGCACTCACTGCTGCACCGGTTCGAACCGTTTTTGGGTTTGAAATCGAACCGCAATTTAACGAACCTTATTTATCAACCTCGCTTCAGGATTTCTGGGGTCGTAGGTGGAACCTCACGGTAACGCGTACGCTACGCCCTACCGTATACAATCCCGTTCGCCACGTTGTTTCATCTTATGTCGGTACAACGTATGCGACTTCTATTGCCACGCTGGCCACGTTTGGTGTGTCGGGTTTAATGCACGAGGTTATTTATTATTATCTTGCACGTGCGTATCCCACGTGGGAAGTCACGTGGTTTTTTGTGCTTCACGGTGTTTGTACTTCTGTGGAGGTTGCGGTTAAGAAGATTGTTCTCCGCCGTGGGTGGAGGTTGCACCGTGCCGTGTCGGGTTTGATTACGGTGGCGTTTTTGGCTGTTACGGGGAATTGGTTGTTTTTTCCTCAGTTGATTCGGAATGGTGTTGATAGGAAGGCTATTGGAGAGTATGAAGTTATTATGGATTTTGTCAAAGATAAGTTACGTGCAATtacatttgtttttaatttgTAG